The Pirellulales bacterium genome includes a region encoding these proteins:
- a CDS encoding DUF1549 domain-containing protein, producing MSRLTKNLLRLRVTMGLTKDRLDQSGGDTPVWGRNLLFIAVCLGGAVALAASLSPVHTPAAGPDALRAPTADLHPSVERLNSSFRKAWDAAGIEPARRAPELLIVRRLSLALAGTVPSLAEIRQLESHTNDGRLAWWLNRLLEDRRSSDYLAERLARAYVGTDDGPFLIYRRRRFVSWLADEIHANRPYNEIVAQLIATDGIWTDKPATNFVTVTVQADAGKGPDANLLAARVSRAMLGVRLDCAECHDHPFRPWKQSDFQALAGFFGQTENSLRGIRDREGPAEIDDPVSGDPKIVVAGVPFAVDLLPKQGTPRQRLADWVTNSANKAFARATVNRVWALLLGRPLVEPIDDISFDVEAPRALTVLAEDFVAHEYDLRRLIEVIASSEAFQLDSRIEGDTLDGAADPLRPDAWSKFPITRLRPEQVVGSLLQASSLATLDYQSHILVRAARAIGQAEFLKHYGDLGADEFALEGGTVPQRLLLMNGTLVKEKTKENLLGNAATQIAALASTDEKAIEIAYLACLARQPTAQEQQHFVAKLSDSRGSIRRQQMEDIYWALVNSAEFSWNH from the coding sequence TTGTCCCGGCTGACGAAGAACTTGCTGAGGTTGCGCGTTACGATGGGGCTGACGAAAGACCGCCTCGATCAATCCGGCGGAGATACGCCCGTGTGGGGTCGGAATCTGCTCTTTATCGCAGTTTGCCTGGGTGGCGCCGTGGCATTGGCGGCGAGCCTGTCGCCGGTCCACACTCCGGCGGCTGGCCCTGACGCTCTTCGCGCACCCACTGCGGATTTGCATCCGAGCGTCGAGCGCTTGAATTCCAGTTTTCGCAAGGCGTGGGACGCCGCAGGTATCGAGCCTGCGCGGCGAGCGCCTGAGCTATTGATCGTGCGGAGACTGTCATTGGCGCTGGCAGGCACGGTTCCCTCGCTGGCGGAGATCCGGCAGCTCGAATCACACACGAACGATGGTCGTCTCGCCTGGTGGCTGAATCGCTTACTCGAAGATCGGCGCTCCAGCGACTACCTGGCCGAGCGGCTGGCACGCGCCTATGTGGGCACGGACGACGGCCCATTTCTGATTTATCGCCGCCGCCGCTTCGTCTCGTGGTTGGCTGACGAGATCCATGCCAACCGGCCGTACAACGAGATCGTCGCACAATTGATTGCGACCGACGGCATTTGGACCGACAAGCCGGCGACGAACTTTGTCACAGTCACCGTGCAGGCCGACGCTGGCAAGGGGCCCGATGCCAACCTGCTGGCTGCTCGCGTTTCGCGTGCTATGTTGGGCGTACGGCTTGATTGCGCCGAGTGTCACGATCATCCGTTCCGGCCGTGGAAGCAAAGTGATTTTCAGGCGCTGGCGGGCTTTTTTGGCCAGACGGAGAATTCCCTGCGCGGCATTCGCGATCGGGAAGGCCCGGCCGAGATCGACGATCCCGTCAGTGGCGATCCTAAGATCGTCGTCGCTGGCGTTCCCTTCGCGGTCGACCTTCTTCCCAAGCAAGGAACGCCTCGGCAACGATTGGCTGACTGGGTAACGAACTCCGCCAACAAGGCCTTCGCGCGTGCCACTGTTAATCGTGTGTGGGCTCTACTCCTGGGGCGACCGCTGGTGGAACCGATCGACGATATCTCGTTCGACGTGGAAGCGCCGCGGGCCCTCACCGTCCTGGCCGAAGATTTTGTCGCTCATGAATACGATTTGCGACGTTTGATCGAGGTTATCGCGTCGTCCGAGGCGTTTCAACTTGATAGCCGGATAGAGGGAGACACGCTCGACGGCGCCGCAGACCCTCTCCGGCCCGACGCATGGTCCAAGTTTCCCATTACGCGACTGCGACCCGAGCAAGTGGTGGGCAGTCTGCTGCAAGCTTCGTCACTGGCGACGCTCGACTACCAGTCGCATATCCTGGTGCGCGCGGCCCGCGCGATTGGACAGGCAGAATTCCTGAAACACTACGGCGATCTGGGGGCCGATGAGTTCGCCTTGGAGGGGGGCACGGTTCCGCAGAGGCTGCTGCTGATGAACGGGACTCTGGTCAAAGAGAAAACCAAGGAGAACCTGCTGGGAAACGCCGCGACGCAGATCGCGGCACTCGCGTCTACCGACGAAAAGGCCATCGAAATCGCTTATCTGGCTTGCCTTGCGCGGCAACCCACAGCCCAAGAGCAGCAGCACTTCGTCGCCAAACTGTCCGACAGCCGCGGCTCTATTCGGCGTCAACAGATGGAGGATATCTATTGGGCGCTAGTGAACAGCGCGGAGTTCTCATGGAATCATTAG
- a CDS encoding DUF1501 domain-containing protein, whose protein sequence is MESLANPATVYGGPRHSISRRRLLQAAGLAGMGWLTPLAHALARRAEQQSPREPAQSVVLLWLAGGPSQLETFDPHPGTAISGGTTAIPTAVDGIQLADGFARLAEQMSHVSLVRSLVSKEGDHERGTYLVKTGYRPDQSILHPSIGAICCHQLPVGDTEIPRHVSILPNQWPSRGGFLGNQYDAFKTFDPAERLSDVTNRVSNERHEARVRDRNIVDQSFATGRRRQVAATQHDEMVKRALVMMSSEQLQAFEVAGEPATVRGSYGDTPFGRGCLAARRLIQQGVRCVEVTLAGWDSHTNNHETHSELVRTLDPALAALVADLREHELLDRTVVLCGGEFGRTPRINPLDGRDHWPHGFSMALAGGGIRGGQVIGATDPEGGREVSDPRSVADVHATILTALGIDQRHEEMSPVGRPIKFSEGAVIAPLLPAEA, encoded by the coding sequence ATGGAATCATTAGCCAATCCCGCGACTGTTTATGGTGGTCCACGCCACAGCATCAGCCGCCGCCGCCTTCTGCAGGCGGCTGGCCTGGCGGGCATGGGCTGGCTAACACCCCTGGCTCACGCGCTGGCTCGCCGCGCCGAGCAACAGTCTCCACGCGAGCCAGCACAGTCAGTGGTCCTGCTTTGGCTGGCTGGCGGCCCAAGCCAGCTGGAAACGTTCGATCCGCACCCCGGCACAGCCATCTCCGGCGGGACAACGGCAATTCCCACGGCGGTTGACGGTATCCAGCTGGCCGACGGGTTTGCACGTCTGGCGGAGCAGATGTCGCACGTGTCGCTCGTGCGGTCGCTGGTCAGCAAAGAGGGAGATCACGAACGGGGCACCTACCTGGTCAAGACCGGGTATCGGCCCGACCAGTCGATCCTCCATCCTTCGATTGGCGCGATCTGCTGCCATCAACTGCCCGTCGGCGATACGGAGATCCCACGGCACGTGTCGATATTGCCCAACCAGTGGCCATCTCGCGGTGGATTCTTGGGCAATCAGTACGACGCGTTCAAGACGTTCGATCCGGCCGAACGGCTGTCCGATGTCACCAATCGGGTTTCGAACGAACGCCACGAAGCACGCGTGCGCGACCGGAATATTGTTGATCAATCGTTCGCGACGGGGCGCCGGCGGCAAGTCGCGGCCACGCAGCACGACGAGATGGTCAAGCGCGCTCTGGTGATGATGAGCTCAGAGCAATTGCAAGCATTCGAGGTCGCAGGCGAGCCGGCGACCGTGCGCGGCAGCTACGGCGATACACCATTCGGGCGCGGTTGCCTAGCCGCGCGTCGACTGATCCAGCAGGGCGTCCGCTGCGTCGAAGTGACGCTCGCCGGCTGGGACAGCCACACGAACAATCACGAGACCCACAGCGAGCTAGTGCGCACGCTCGACCCGGCACTGGCGGCGCTGGTGGCCGACCTCCGCGAACACGAACTGTTGGATCGCACGGTGGTGCTGTGCGGCGGCGAGTTTGGGCGTACGCCGCGAATTAATCCGCTCGACGGGCGAGATCACTGGCCGCACGGGTTTAGTATGGCATTGGCCGGCGGTGGCATCCGTGGCGGTCAGGTGATTGGCGCCACCGATCCTGAGGGCGGACGTGAAGTATCCGACCCCCGCAGCGTGGCCGACGTTCACGCCACGATCCTGACGGCTTTAGGGATCGACCAGCGGCACGAAGAGATGTCGCCGGTGGGTCGGCCGATCAAATTCAGTGAAGGCGCGGTGATCGCGCCCTTGCTCCCGGCGGAAGCATGA